From the Carboxydocella sporoproducens DSM 16521 genome, one window contains:
- the pyk gene encoding pyruvate kinase translates to MRRTKIICTIGPASEQVETLVQLIEAGMNVARLNFSHGTHEEHGRRVEAIRQASAKANRPVAILLDTKGPEIRLGVLKEKITVNPGDKLILTAEEMEGEGNRIPVTYKGLPEDVREGTSILIDDGLIGLKVERIEGTEIHCVVENGGEISSRKGVNVPGAVINLPALTEKDIADIEFGIKMGMDFIAASFVRKAADVLAIREILEKHSSDMQIIAKIENHEGVNNIDEILKVADGIMVARGDLGVEIPIDEVPLVQKMIIEKCNRAGKPVITATQMLDSMIRNPRPTRAEATDVANAIFDGTDAIMLSGETAAGKYPVEAVKTMARIAERAERALRYEELTVRRGIVPERTTTDAISHATVTTAHDLGASAIICATKSGHTAKMVSKYRPQAPVVAITPKMDVIRKLLLVWGVYPLLCKETKSTDEMLKVSVETALAAGLIKAGDLVVITAGVPVGVPGTTNLIKVHTVGEILAKGTGIGARAVTGTVKVARTAKEAEAKIKPGDILVTIATDKDFVPVMEKCAAVITETGGLTSHAAIVGLNLGIGVVVGVDNATHILEDGTLVTVDGMRGLIYRGTANVL, encoded by the coding sequence GTGCGGCGTACCAAAATTATTTGCACCATTGGTCCTGCCAGTGAGCAGGTGGAGACTCTGGTTCAATTGATTGAAGCTGGAATGAATGTGGCCCGGCTGAATTTTTCCCATGGCACCCATGAGGAACACGGGCGGAGGGTGGAGGCTATCCGCCAGGCATCTGCTAAGGCCAACCGGCCGGTGGCCATCTTACTGGATACCAAGGGCCCGGAAATTCGCCTGGGGGTCCTGAAGGAAAAAATCACTGTCAACCCCGGGGACAAGCTGATTCTGACTGCGGAAGAGATGGAAGGAGAGGGCAACCGCATACCTGTAACCTACAAAGGTTTGCCTGAAGATGTGCGGGAAGGTACTTCCATCCTCATCGATGATGGCTTGATCGGCCTGAAAGTGGAGCGAATTGAAGGCACGGAAATTCACTGTGTAGTGGAAAATGGCGGGGAAATCAGCTCCCGTAAAGGGGTAAATGTTCCCGGTGCAGTTATCAACTTGCCTGCTCTTACTGAGAAGGACATTGCCGATATTGAATTCGGGATCAAGATGGGCATGGATTTTATTGCGGCCTCTTTTGTGCGCAAAGCGGCGGACGTGCTGGCCATTCGTGAGATTCTGGAAAAACATAGCTCAGATATGCAGATTATCGCCAAAATCGAAAACCATGAAGGGGTTAACAATATTGATGAAATCCTGAAGGTAGCGGATGGTATCATGGTGGCCCGGGGTGACCTGGGAGTGGAGATTCCCATTGATGAAGTACCGCTGGTCCAGAAAATGATCATCGAAAAATGCAACCGGGCCGGTAAGCCGGTAATTACTGCGACCCAGATGCTGGATTCCATGATCCGTAATCCCCGTCCTACCCGGGCAGAAGCTACCGATGTGGCCAATGCTATCTTTGATGGCACTGATGCGATCATGCTCAGTGGGGAAACAGCAGCGGGCAAATATCCTGTGGAAGCGGTAAAAACCATGGCTCGCATTGCCGAACGGGCGGAAAGGGCTTTGCGCTATGAGGAGTTAACGGTAAGGCGAGGGATAGTGCCGGAACGGACCACCACCGATGCTATCAGCCATGCCACGGTGACTACCGCCCATGATCTGGGGGCTTCCGCTATTATCTGTGCCACCAAATCAGGCCATACAGCCAAAATGGTTTCCAAATACCGTCCTCAGGCCCCGGTTGTAGCCATTACTCCCAAAATGGATGTGATCCGCAAGCTCTTGCTGGTCTGGGGGGTATATCCCCTGCTCTGTAAGGAAACCAAATCCACAGATGAAATGCTGAAGGTATCAGTGGAAACCGCCCTGGCTGCCGGTCTGATAAAAGCCGGTGATCTGGTGGTAATCACTGCCGGTGTACCGGTTGGGGTGCCGGGAACAACCAATTTGATCAAGGTACACACTGTGGGAGAGATTCTGGCCAAAGGAACCGGAATAGGGGCCCGGGCGGTAACAGGTACAGTAAAAGTGGCCCGCACAGCGAAGGAAGCGGAGGCCAAAATCAAGCCTGGCGATATTCTGGTTACCATCGCTACAGATAAGGATTTTGTACCGGTAATGGAAAAATGTGCCGCAGTGATTACCGAAACCGGTGGATTGACCTCTCATGCTGCCATTGTCGGCCTCAATCTGGGTATCGGTGTCGTAGTAGGTGTGGATAATGCTACTCACATTCTGGAGGATGGCACCCTGGTCACCGTTGATGGCATGCGGGGGCTGATTTATCGCGGAACTGCCAATGTTCTCTAA
- the pfkA gene encoding 6-phosphofructokinase, with product MKRIGVLTSGGDAPGMNSAVRAVVRTAIYHGLEVVGIERGYAGLINGEMRLMNLSSVGDIVHRGGTVLRTARSEAFRTPQGRAQAADNLRKMEVDALVVIGGDGSFRGATLLANEHGIKVIGIPGTIDNDIPCTDYTIGFDTCVNTVLDAINKIRDTATSHERTFIIEVMGRRAGYIALQAGLAGGAESILIPEVPFSLEDVVQKLLRGHARGKLHSIILVAEGAGSALDIGKYIEEKTGFDTRVTILGHIQRGGAPSAFDRVLAARMGAKAVELLLAGESKKMVGIVSEQIKDFDIEWALQQKKEIDLEVYKLANILSI from the coding sequence ATGAAAAGAATTGGCGTACTTACCAGTGGTGGCGATGCACCGGGCATGAATTCAGCAGTGCGGGCGGTGGTTCGGACTGCCATTTATCACGGTCTGGAAGTGGTGGGAATCGAACGGGGCTATGCCGGCCTGATCAATGGCGAAATGAGGCTGATGAATCTCAGTTCTGTTGGAGATATTGTGCACCGGGGCGGTACCGTTTTACGCACAGCTCGTTCCGAGGCCTTCCGCACTCCGCAGGGCAGGGCCCAGGCGGCTGATAATCTGCGCAAAATGGAAGTGGATGCCCTGGTTGTTATTGGTGGTGATGGGTCCTTCCGCGGTGCCACCTTGCTGGCCAATGAACATGGCATCAAGGTGATCGGCATTCCCGGCACCATTGATAATGACATTCCCTGCACGGATTACACAATTGGTTTTGATACCTGTGTCAACACGGTGCTGGATGCCATCAACAAAATCCGCGATACCGCTACTTCCCATGAACGCACCTTTATCATTGAAGTCATGGGGCGGCGGGCTGGTTACATAGCCCTGCAAGCCGGCCTGGCCGGGGGGGCGGAATCCATCCTCATCCCGGAAGTTCCCTTTAGCCTGGAGGATGTGGTGCAAAAACTTTTAAGAGGCCATGCCCGGGGTAAGTTGCATTCTATCATCCTGGTGGCAGAAGGGGCAGGCAGTGCCCTGGACATCGGTAAATATATTGAAGAAAAAACCGGTTTTGATACCAGGGTGACCATTCTGGGCCATATTCAGCGGGGTGGAGCGCCATCAGCCTTTGACCGGGTGCTGGCAGCCCGCATGGGTGCCAAAGCGGTGGAATTGCTGCTGGCAGGGGAGAGCAAAAAAATGGTAGGTATAGTTTCCGAGCAAATTAAAGACTTTGATATTGAATGGGCTTTGCAGCAGAAAAAGGAGATTGACCTGGAGGTCTATAAACTGGCCAATATTCTTTCGATATAG
- a CDS encoding acetyl-CoA carboxylase carboxyltransferase subunit alpha, which produces MAVTLLEFEKPLLELENKIAELRKFSQEKGIDLSREIATMEEKARQLSQEIYTNLTPWQKVQIARHPQRPTTLDYINLIFDDFIELHGDRNFADDAALVGGIALLEGRPVTVLGHQKGRDTRENIARNFGMPHPEGYRKAIRLMEQAQRFKRPIITFIDTPGAFCGIGAEERGQGEAIARALYAMAGLSVPLLAVVIGEGGSGGALALGLGNKVYMLEYSVYSVISPEGFAAILWKDGSQAPRAAETMKLTAQDLLQLGVIDGIIPEPLAGAHRDHEFTASKVKEQLLQGLQELAGQTGEQLMEQRYQRFRRIGSFQEG; this is translated from the coding sequence ATGGCTGTGACTTTACTGGAGTTTGAAAAGCCTCTCCTGGAGCTGGAAAACAAAATCGCGGAACTGAGGAAATTTTCCCAGGAGAAGGGGATTGACCTCTCGCGAGAAATCGCTACTATGGAGGAAAAAGCCCGGCAGCTGAGTCAGGAGATCTATACCAACCTGACACCCTGGCAGAAGGTGCAAATCGCCCGTCATCCCCAGCGGCCAACCACCCTGGACTATATTAATTTAATTTTTGATGATTTCATCGAATTGCACGGTGACCGCAATTTTGCCGATGATGCTGCTCTGGTAGGGGGGATTGCCCTCCTGGAAGGGCGGCCGGTAACGGTGCTAGGGCACCAGAAAGGGCGGGATACCAGGGAAAATATTGCCCGCAATTTCGGTATGCCCCATCCTGAAGGCTATCGCAAGGCCATTCGCTTGATGGAACAGGCGCAACGGTTTAAACGCCCCATCATCACCTTTATTGATACCCCGGGGGCTTTTTGCGGGATTGGGGCAGAGGAACGGGGCCAGGGAGAAGCCATTGCCCGAGCTCTTTACGCCATGGCTGGACTTTCTGTTCCCCTGCTGGCAGTAGTTATCGGTGAAGGGGGCAGTGGTGGAGCGCTGGCCCTGGGCCTTGGCAATAAGGTATATATGCTGGAATATTCTGTTTACTCCGTGATTTCCCCGGAAGGCTTTGCTGCTATTCTCTGGAAAGATGGCAGTCAGGCGCCCCGGGCGGCTGAAACCATGAAGCTGACCGCCCAGGATCTCCTGCAGCTGGGGGTAATAGATGGCATCATTCCTGAACCCCTGGCAGGGGCCCATCGGGATCATGAGTTTACAGCCAGCAAGGTCAAGGAGCAACTGCTCCAGGGACTGCAGGAGCTGGCCGGTCAGACGGGAGAACAGTTAATGGAACAGCGTTATCAGCGTTTTCGCCGTATAGGCAGTTTTCAGGAGGGATAA
- the accD gene encoding acetyl-CoA carboxylase, carboxyltransferase subunit beta: MALKDLFKKPKYVTVQPGPAKPAEPAVKREIPEGLWQKCAKCGQIVFIKELERNLKVCPHCQFHFHLTARERIQQLVDGDSFVELDAGLTSVNPLGFPGYEGKLAEAQSKTGLKEAVVCGTATIGGQPVMLVVMDNQFIMASMGSAVGEKITRAIEAAIERRLPVVVFATSGGARMQEGILSLMQMGKTSLAVRRLKEAGLLYITVLTDPTTGGVTASFASQGDIILAEPGALIGFAGPRVIEQTIRQKLPEGFQRAEFLQQHGQVDKVVHRKELATVLTKLLAWHQPQEVKA; encoded by the coding sequence ATGGCTTTAAAGGATTTATTTAAAAAGCCCAAATATGTGACGGTCCAGCCCGGACCGGCTAAACCGGCAGAACCGGCAGTTAAACGGGAAATACCGGAAGGACTCTGGCAAAAATGTGCTAAATGCGGTCAGATTGTGTTTATAAAAGAACTGGAACGCAATCTCAAAGTTTGCCCCCATTGCCAGTTCCATTTCCATCTCACTGCCCGGGAAAGGATTCAGCAGTTAGTGGATGGGGACAGCTTTGTCGAACTGGATGCCGGGCTTACTTCCGTAAATCCGCTGGGCTTTCCCGGCTATGAGGGCAAACTGGCTGAAGCCCAGAGCAAAACTGGCTTAAAGGAAGCTGTTGTGTGTGGTACTGCCACCATTGGGGGCCAGCCTGTAATGCTGGTGGTGATGGACAATCAGTTCATTATGGCCAGCATGGGCTCAGCGGTAGGGGAAAAAATCACCCGGGCTATTGAGGCTGCTATTGAACGGCGGTTACCGGTAGTGGTTTTTGCCACTTCCGGGGGAGCCCGCATGCAGGAAGGCATTCTCTCTCTGATGCAAATGGGCAAAACCAGCCTGGCGGTGCGCCGATTGAAAGAGGCAGGCCTGCTCTACATAACGGTTCTGACTGATCCCACTACCGGTGGGGTGACTGCCAGTTTTGCCTCCCAGGGGGACATCATTCTGGCTGAACCGGGTGCTCTCATCGGCTTTGCCGGGCCCCGGGTGATTGAACAGACCATCAGACAGAAGTTGCCGGAAGGGTTTCAGCGGGCGGAGTTTTTGCAGCAACATGGTCAGGTGGACAAGGTAGTACACCGCAAGGAACTGGCAACGGTACTGACTAAACTGCTGGCCTGGCACCAGCCTCAGGAGGTGAAGGCTTAA
- the mtrB gene encoding trp RNA-binding attenuation protein MtrB, with protein sequence MLNLEDIAGDYIVVKAKENGVTIIGLTRGKDTKFHHSEKLDRGEVMIAQFTEHTSAIKIRGKASIYTKHGVVEAGE encoded by the coding sequence TTGTTAAACCTGGAAGATATTGCGGGTGACTATATTGTGGTCAAAGCCAAAGAAAATGGAGTGACTATTATCGGTTTGACCAGGGGCAAAGACACCAAATTTCATCATTCGGAAAAGCTGGATCGGGGCGAAGTGATGATCGCCCAGTTTACTGAACATACTTCAGCTATTAAAATCAGAGGCAAGGCTTCTATCTATACCAAACATGGTGTGGTGGAAGCGGGAGAATAA
- a CDS encoding phosphatidylglycerophosphatase A family protein, producing MSQEMLALLKERGVDVRDIARIVLRLQKPFSPELTLEECLEAVHSVLRKREVQYALLTGLALDKLAEQGLLPEPLQTIVAGDEPLYGIDENLAMAIASIYGTVGITSFGYLDKKKMGIIGRLDKNKLNRVNTFLDDLVAGIAAAASARIAHHYCKTP from the coding sequence ATGAGTCAGGAGATGCTGGCCCTGTTAAAAGAGCGGGGAGTAGATGTCCGGGATATAGCCAGAATCGTGTTGAGGTTGCAAAAGCCCTTTAGTCCGGAACTTACCCTGGAAGAGTGTCTGGAGGCAGTCCATAGCGTATTGCGCAAGCGGGAAGTACAATATGCTTTGCTCACGGGACTGGCTCTGGATAAACTGGCAGAGCAAGGGCTGTTGCCTGAACCCTTACAGACCATTGTGGCGGGAGATGAACCTCTGTATGGAATAGATGAAAATCTGGCCATGGCTATTGCTAGTATTTATGGGACAGTGGGAATTACCAGTTTTGGTTATCTGGACAAGAAAAAGATGGGAATTATCGGCAGACTGGATAAAAACAAACTAAATCGCGTAAATACCTTTCTGGACGACCTGGTGGCTGGTATTGCCGCTGCAGCTTCTGCCCGGATTGCGCATCATTATTGCAAAACCCCCTGA
- a CDS encoding phosphodiester glycosidase family protein → MKRHNRWLKRIAVFILMTWLLGGLQGEAATATVTVTQKGAAVSGGPGVSYRQYDIKIGSKKTLLKAVSVDLKTPGLRLAVALGGGQVGKTASLEALARSKNGIAAVNGTYFNSYSDFQPQGNLLVEGIPVHTGNTGTTALFTRTGELLMERLQSEVTGSINGSWDYRNNWYAWGLNHVYAEADASAVFTPARGLRTGTRSGKEVIVRQGRVVAISGPNSQIPADGFVIHFGPGPKAQAQFSKFRAGDRVQWRLNWHIGSKTGPVLDWRRGAVGLGAGPLLVKNGRVVVNPQAEGITHWKQTQAAGPKSFVAILPGKVVLMGNISDATVYQLAAVLQKLGVRDAMALDGGASTGLYWQGKYLTRPGRLLSNALVVVRGSAWPAAQVKPGWEIAADLVKAGKFEEALQYDPQNPDAHYQLGLKLKAAEQMAEAAQHLQEAFRLNPRNEEAINTLGWLYYSQRQYDLAIQAFQEEIRWFPQKANGYYGLGLCYAAWDVKDYAAARLNLNKAVALDPGGTVGAKARAALASLPQV, encoded by the coding sequence ATGAAGCGGCACAACCGATGGCTTAAAAGAATAGCGGTGTTCATTTTAATGACCTGGTTGCTGGGCGGGCTACAGGGGGAAGCGGCCACAGCTACGGTAACAGTTACTCAAAAAGGAGCAGCGGTGAGCGGTGGACCAGGGGTAAGTTACCGGCAGTATGATATAAAAATTGGCAGCAAGAAAACCCTGCTAAAAGCAGTAAGTGTGGATTTAAAGACTCCGGGCTTACGCCTGGCCGTGGCTCTGGGCGGAGGCCAGGTGGGAAAAACCGCATCCCTGGAGGCGCTGGCCCGCAGCAAGAATGGCATTGCGGCAGTAAATGGCACTTATTTTAACTCCTATTCCGATTTTCAGCCTCAGGGCAATCTGCTGGTTGAAGGTATACCGGTTCATACCGGCAATACCGGTACTACTGCCCTGTTCACCCGGACAGGGGAGCTGTTGATGGAAAGACTGCAAAGCGAAGTAACAGGGAGTATCAATGGTTCCTGGGATTATCGCAACAACTGGTATGCCTGGGGGCTAAATCACGTCTATGCTGAAGCTGATGCCAGTGCTGTCTTCACACCGGCCCGCGGCCTTAGGACCGGGACCCGTTCCGGAAAAGAAGTGATTGTTCGTCAGGGCCGGGTGGTGGCTATCAGTGGGCCCAACTCCCAGATTCCGGCGGATGGTTTTGTTATTCATTTTGGCCCGGGACCGAAGGCCCAGGCCCAGTTCAGCAAATTCAGAGCTGGCGACCGGGTGCAATGGCGGCTGAACTGGCATATTGGCAGCAAGACCGGTCCGGTTCTTGACTGGCGCCGAGGGGCAGTTGGTCTGGGGGCAGGACCGCTACTGGTTAAGAATGGCCGGGTGGTAGTTAACCCGCAGGCGGAAGGAATTACTCACTGGAAACAGACGCAGGCTGCCGGGCCCAAAAGCTTTGTGGCCATCCTGCCCGGCAAGGTTGTGTTAATGGGCAATATCAGTGACGCTACCGTATACCAGCTGGCAGCAGTTTTGCAGAAACTGGGCGTCAGGGATGCCATGGCTCTGGATGGGGGAGCTTCTACCGGTCTGTACTGGCAGGGAAAATATCTTACCCGCCCGGGGCGGCTGTTGAGCAATGCCCTGGTGGTAGTACGGGGAAGTGCCTGGCCAGCTGCCCAGGTCAAACCTGGCTGGGAAATTGCCGCCGATCTGGTTAAAGCGGGCAAATTTGAGGAAGCCTTACAGTATGACCCGCAAAATCCAGATGCCCATTATCAGCTGGGGTTGAAACTGAAAGCAGCGGAACAAATGGCGGAGGCAGCTCAGCATCTGCAGGAAGCTTTCCGTTTGAATCCCCGCAATGAGGAGGCTATCAATACCCTGGGCTGGCTTTATTACAGTCAGCGCCAGTATGACCTGGCAATCCAGGCTTTCCAGGAGGAAATTCGCTGGTTTCCGCAGAAAGCCAATGGTTATTATGGACTGGGCCTGTGTTATGCCGCCTGGGATGTGAAGGACTACGCTGCAGCCAGGCTAAACCTGAACAAGGCCGTGGCTTTAGATCCCGGTGGCACCGTTGGGGCAAAGGCCAGAGCAGCTCTGGCCAGTTTGCCCCAGGTATAA
- a CDS encoding DNA polymerase III subunit alpha, whose translation MPPLSFVHLHVHTEYSLLDGAARIKKLVQKAVELGMPALAITDHGAMFGVIDFYKACRQAGIKPIIGCEVYVAPRSRWQKEAKMDESPYHLVLLAENERGYRNLVTLVSLAYTEGFYYKPRVDKELLRQHSEGLIALSACLGGEVAWHLSQGQEELARRAALEYREIFGPANFFLELQNHYLEEQLRVNAGLVRLSRELGLPLVATNDVHCVEKTDAEVQEILLCIQTGKTLEDADRMQFESREFYLKSRAEMELVLGQYPEALDNTLAIAERCQLELEFGRLHLPEYQVPEGHNLDSYLEELCREGLRQRYQPVTAEMEARLEYELGVIRRMGYSGYFLIVWDFVNYARRQGIFVGPGRGSAAGSLVAYVLGITNIDPLRYNLLFERFLNPERVSMPDIDIDFCFERREEVIQYVIEKYGADRVCQIITFGTMAARAAVRDVGRVLGLPYGEVDRVAKLIPAELGMTIEKALQVSGELKALYQEKPAVKRLLDLAAAVEGMPRHASTHAAGVVIGKEPLQEVIPLYRSADGIITTQFAKETVEEVGLLKMDLLGLRTLTVMRDTLAYIRERHGIELDLDQLPLDDRATYELLSRGEGIGVFQLESAGMRQLLRELKPECIDDIIALVALYRPGPLGSGMVEDFIRNKHGQQQIKYLHPKLEPILRSTYGVILYQEQVMRIASDLAGFTLGEADLLRRAMGKKKPEVIAGLRQQFVEGAVANGVEAEVAGQIFDLMEYFAGYGFNASHSAAYGLLAYQTAYLKANYPEEFMAALLTSVMGNADKVAIYIEECRRMGIKVLPPDVNQSGLGFTVTEAGIRMGLAAIKNVGQGPIQAIIAARNDGPFLSFQDLCERVDLSQVNKRVLESLIRAGALDSLGGHRAQYMAALDLMVEHGQQVQRERAGGQLSLFDVLGEKEAAEIPLPQVPAWTEADILQNEKEYLGLYISGHPLDQFRTLLHSPGFTPLAQLGEMAEGKMVYCGGLLVEIKPTLSRRGEEMAFAWLEDLAGKVELVIFSSILKKYRSLLQPERTLAIKGKVNHNDDGVKLLVEEVLPLEDFVLPALEPRAPQFRPLIQVYLRLPGPRAQALEIREKVLTLLSRYPGPHPVVLVYVSPAGKEAEYLPVNWRVEPGESMVKELQNLLGEGTVVTRPFIARTNGKERKYEAAQPMA comes from the coding sequence GTGCCGCCATTGAGTTTTGTTCATCTTCATGTTCATACTGAATACAGTTTGCTGGATGGAGCGGCCCGAATAAAAAAGCTGGTACAGAAGGCAGTCGAACTGGGTATGCCTGCCCTGGCCATCACTGACCATGGCGCCATGTTCGGCGTGATCGATTTTTATAAAGCCTGCCGTCAGGCGGGGATTAAGCCCATCATTGGCTGTGAAGTGTATGTGGCTCCCCGCAGCCGCTGGCAAAAAGAGGCCAAAATGGATGAATCCCCCTATCACCTGGTGTTACTGGCGGAAAACGAGCGGGGATATCGCAACCTGGTGACTCTGGTTTCCCTGGCTTATACCGAAGGCTTTTATTATAAACCGCGGGTGGACAAGGAGCTTTTACGCCAGCACAGTGAAGGCCTGATCGCCCTCAGTGCCTGTTTGGGCGGGGAAGTGGCCTGGCATTTGAGCCAGGGCCAGGAGGAGTTGGCCCGGCGGGCTGCGCTGGAATACCGGGAGATTTTTGGGCCGGCAAACTTTTTTCTGGAGCTGCAAAACCACTACCTGGAGGAACAGCTGCGGGTTAATGCCGGTCTGGTGCGCCTCAGTCGGGAACTGGGTTTGCCGCTGGTAGCTACCAATGATGTGCATTGTGTAGAAAAAACTGATGCGGAAGTACAGGAGATTTTACTCTGCATCCAGACCGGTAAAACCCTGGAAGATGCGGACAGGATGCAATTTGAGAGCCGGGAATTTTACCTCAAGTCCCGGGCGGAAATGGAGCTGGTACTGGGCCAGTATCCCGAAGCCCTGGATAATACCCTGGCCATTGCCGAGCGTTGCCAGCTGGAACTGGAATTCGGCCGTTTACATTTGCCCGAATATCAGGTGCCAGAGGGGCATAATTTGGACAGCTATCTGGAAGAGCTTTGCCGGGAAGGACTCAGGCAGCGCTACCAGCCGGTTACGGCGGAAATGGAGGCCCGGCTGGAGTATGAACTGGGTGTAATTCGGCGGATGGGCTATTCCGGCTATTTTCTCATCGTCTGGGACTTCGTCAACTATGCCCGCCGGCAGGGGATTTTTGTCGGGCCCGGCCGGGGCAGTGCTGCCGGCAGTCTGGTGGCCTATGTGCTGGGTATCACCAACATCGACCCTCTACGTTATAATTTACTGTTTGAGCGGTTTCTCAATCCGGAACGGGTCAGCATGCCGGATATAGATATCGATTTTTGCTTTGAACGGCGGGAAGAAGTAATCCAGTATGTGATCGAAAAATACGGAGCGGACCGGGTTTGTCAGATCATCACCTTTGGTACGATGGCGGCAAGGGCGGCAGTGAGGGATGTGGGCCGGGTACTGGGACTACCCTACGGGGAAGTGGATAGGGTAGCCAAGCTCATCCCCGCTGAACTGGGGATGACTATTGAAAAGGCCCTGCAGGTTTCCGGTGAGCTCAAGGCCCTGTATCAGGAAAAACCAGCGGTAAAGAGATTACTGGACCTGGCGGCAGCGGTGGAAGGTATGCCCCGCCATGCTTCTACTCATGCGGCCGGGGTAGTGATCGGAAAAGAACCCCTGCAGGAGGTGATCCCCCTCTATCGTTCCGCTGATGGGATTATTACCACCCAGTTTGCCAAGGAGACGGTGGAAGAAGTCGGACTGTTGAAAATGGATTTGCTGGGGCTGCGCACCCTGACGGTAATGCGGGATACCCTGGCTTATATCCGGGAAAGGCACGGTATCGAACTGGATCTGGATCAACTGCCGTTGGATGATAGAGCGACTTATGAACTTTTAAGCCGGGGAGAAGGAATCGGTGTCTTCCAGCTGGAATCCGCGGGGATGCGGCAGCTGTTGCGGGAACTGAAACCGGAGTGTATTGATGATATCATCGCTCTGGTGGCCCTCTATCGGCCTGGCCCCCTGGGTTCCGGCATGGTGGAGGATTTTATCAGGAACAAACATGGCCAGCAGCAGATTAAATATCTGCATCCCAAACTGGAACCAATTTTGCGCTCTACCTACGGAGTGATTCTCTACCAGGAACAGGTGATGCGGATAGCTTCTGACCTGGCAGGCTTTACGCTGGGAGAAGCGGACCTGTTGCGTCGGGCCATGGGCAAGAAAAAACCTGAGGTCATTGCTGGACTGCGCCAGCAATTTGTGGAGGGGGCGGTGGCCAATGGAGTAGAAGCGGAAGTGGCCGGACAGATCTTTGATCTGATGGAATATTTCGCCGGTTATGGCTTTAATGCCAGCCACTCGGCGGCCTATGGCCTGCTGGCCTACCAGACTGCTTACTTGAAAGCCAACTATCCCGAGGAATTCATGGCTGCCTTGCTAACCTCAGTGATGGGCAATGCCGATAAAGTAGCCATTTATATTGAAGAATGCCGCCGCATGGGGATTAAGGTTCTGCCTCCGGATGTTAACCAGAGCGGGCTGGGATTCACTGTGACCGAAGCAGGAATTAGAATGGGCCTGGCAGCCATCAAGAATGTGGGGCAGGGGCCGATCCAGGCCATTATTGCGGCCAGAAACGATGGGCCTTTTCTCTCTTTCCAGGACTTATGCGAGCGGGTGGATTTATCCCAGGTTAACAAAAGAGTGCTGGAGTCTTTGATCCGCGCCGGGGCGCTGGACAGCCTGGGCGGACACCGGGCCCAGTATATGGCAGCTCTGGATTTAATGGTAGAACACGGTCAACAGGTACAACGGGAACGCGCTGGCGGCCAGCTCAGCCTGTTTGATGTGCTGGGGGAAAAGGAGGCAGCGGAAATTCCCCTGCCGCAGGTTCCTGCCTGGACGGAGGCAGATATATTACAGAATGAAAAGGAATATCTCGGGCTCTATATTTCCGGCCACCCGCTGGACCAGTTTCGCACCTTACTTCATTCTCCTGGCTTTACCCCTCTGGCGCAACTGGGGGAAATGGCTGAAGGTAAGATGGTCTACTGTGGCGGCTTGCTGGTGGAAATCAAGCCCACTCTTAGCCGGCGGGGGGAAGAAATGGCCTTTGCCTGGCTGGAGGACCTGGCCGGGAAAGTGGAGCTGGTTATCTTCAGCAGTATTTTGAAAAAATACCGGAGTCTGTTACAACCGGAACGTACCCTGGCGATTAAGGGCAAGGTCAACCACAATGATGACGGAGTTAAGCTGCTGGTGGAAGAGGTATTGCCTCTAGAAGATTTTGTGCTGCCAGCACTGGAACCCCGGGCTCCGCAATTTCGGCCTTTAATACAGGTTTATCTGCGTTTACCAGGACCCCGGGCACAAGCGCTGGAAATCCGGGAAAAGGTGCTGACCTTGCTGTCCCGTTATCCCGGCCCTCATCCGGTGGTACTGGTCTATGTCAGTCCTGCGGGTAAGGAGGCGGAATACTTGCCGGTCAACTGGCGAGTAGAGCCAGGGGAAAGCATGGTGAAGGAATTGCAAAACCTGCTGGGCGAGGGGACGGTAGTGACCAGACCCTTCATAGCCAGAACCAATGGGAAGGAGCGAAAATATGAAGCGGCACAACCGATGGCTTAA